DNA from Agarilytica rhodophyticola:
AATACGTTGGGTTAATACTCGGTCTTCCTTTATCCCGTATGGGTAGAAGGCGTCATCTGCCGCATAACTCATATGACAGTTTGGAATTTTGCGCAGAATCTCTTTGGCGACGCTTAAACCCCCGGCTCCGGAATCAAATACGAGTATGTGTGGCAAGACTTGCATATTAGGCATCATCGACTGACAAGAGTAGAATATCTTACGTGAAATGTAATAAAAAAAGTAGGTATATCCTATGTTGATCGGGGAAATCGAAACAATAACATTCTTAGTTTCAGCGCTAGTAGTGCTGGCTTTGTCAGTCGTTGTGTTACTTTTTACTTTTTTGAAGCTTCGCAAACAAGTTGCTATCAATGGAGAGCTTACTGAAAAAAATACCGAGATCGAGCTAACATGTAAACAGCAGAACGAGCTAGATCAGCAGGCGTTAATGGATCGTGAGCTGCAGTTAGCGAAACTTCAAACCGTTATTGAGCAACAGGAAAAGCAGCTAAAGTTACATCAAAATAAACTTGAGCAATTTGATACTTTAAAAGAGCGCTTTATTCAGGTGCAGACCCAGAACGAAGAAAAAGAACGTCAGCTTAAATCCCAAACACTTATGTTACATGAAGCTAAAACGGCCTTATTAAAAGAGTTTGAGCTAGCCGCTAATAAACTTTTTGAAGAAAAGCAAAGTCGTTTCTCCCAGCTGAGTAAACAAAATATGGAAGCAATTTTAGATCCTGTCAAACACCAGTTAAATAGGTTTAATAAGCAGGTTGAAGATGTTTACGACAAGGAAAATGCTCAGCGAAACCAACTTATTGGCCAAATTGGCGAGCTGCAAAAGCAAACACAAAGAATCAGTGCAGACGCCAATAATCTCGCTAGTGCGCTTAAAGGTGATAATCGTATTCAAGGTAGTTGGGGGGAAATAATCCTAGAACGTTTACTAGAGCAATCTGGGCTGGCTAAAGGACGGGAGTTTAATGTTCAAAAAACCTATAAAAGTACAGAAGGCAAGAGTTATCGCCCCGATGTCGTTATTCATCTACCAGGGGAAAAAGATATTGTTATCGATTCAAAAGTGGCGTTA
Protein-coding regions in this window:
- the rmuC gene encoding DNA recombination protein RmuC; the protein is MLIGEIETITFLVSALVVLALSVVVLLFTFLKLRKQVAINGELTEKNTEIELTCKQQNELDQQALMDRELQLAKLQTVIEQQEKQLKLHQNKLEQFDTLKERFIQVQTQNEEKERQLKSQTLMLHEAKTALLKEFELAANKLFEEKQSRFSQLSKQNMEAILDPVKHQLNRFNKQVEDVYDKENAQRNQLIGQIGELQKQTQRISADANNLASALKGDNRIQGSWGEIILERLLEQSGLAKGREFNVQKTYKSTEGKSYRPDVVIHLPGEKDIVIDSKVALIDYERFVSCDEGESKTQYLKKHVDAIRTHLKSLSYKEYQGLQGIRSLDFVFMFIPIDAAYIAAIHHSPSMFDEAYEKKVILVSPSSLMVALRTVETLWRNEKQSANAEKIAISAGRLYDQFVLFMTALDDVGGYIQKAHESHELALKRLSEGRGNILKRIEDLKKLGVNPSKVLSKNIQNAVQTDDVSAELDN